From one Enterobacter kobei genomic stretch:
- the emrD gene encoding multidrug efflux MFS transporter EmrD: MKRDRNVNLLMMLVLLVAVGQMAQTIYIPAIADMALAFNVREGAVQSVMAAYLLTYGVSQLFYGPLADRVGRRPVILAGMTIFMLATVMAIASPSLTVLIIASALQGMGTGVGGVMARTLPRDLYAGTQLRHANSLLNMGILVSPLLAPLIGGLLNTLWDWRACFAFLLLLCIGVTLSMARWMPETRPVDAPRTRLIASYKTLFGNGSFTCYLLMLIGGLAGIAVFEACSGVLLGAGLGLSSMVVSILFILPIPAAFFGAWFAGRQNKRFSTLMWQAVASCLLAGLMMWIPGWFGVMNVWTLLIPAALFFFGAGMLFPLATSGAMEPFPFLAGTAGALVGGLQNIGSGVLAWLSAMLPQTGQASLGMLMTLMGLLILLCWLPLASRFAHHEPAV; this comes from the coding sequence ATGAAACGGGACAGAAACGTTAATTTGTTAATGATGCTGGTGTTGCTGGTGGCGGTCGGCCAGATGGCGCAGACTATTTATATTCCGGCGATCGCTGACATGGCGCTGGCTTTCAACGTGCGGGAAGGCGCGGTGCAGAGCGTGATGGCAGCCTATCTGCTGACCTATGGCGTCTCACAACTTTTCTATGGCCCGCTTGCTGACCGGGTGGGCCGCCGCCCGGTGATCCTCGCCGGCATGACTATTTTTATGCTCGCCACGGTGATGGCGATCGCCTCTCCCAGCCTGACGGTGCTGATCATTGCCAGCGCGCTTCAGGGCATGGGCACCGGCGTCGGCGGGGTGATGGCACGAACCCTGCCGCGCGATCTCTATGCCGGTACGCAACTTCGCCATGCGAACAGCCTGCTGAATATGGGCATTCTGGTCAGCCCGCTGCTGGCACCGCTGATCGGCGGTCTGCTCAATACATTGTGGGACTGGCGTGCCTGCTTCGCCTTCTTACTGCTGCTGTGCATCGGCGTTACCCTCAGCATGGCGCGCTGGATGCCGGAGACCCGACCGGTAGACGCGCCGCGTACACGCCTTATCGCCAGCTATAAAACACTGTTTGGCAACGGTTCCTTCACCTGTTATCTGCTGATGCTGATTGGTGGCCTCGCAGGGATTGCGGTGTTTGAAGCCTGTTCCGGCGTGCTGCTGGGTGCGGGTCTGGGGCTGAGCAGTATGGTGGTGAGTATTCTGTTTATTCTGCCTATCCCGGCGGCTTTTTTTGGCGCATGGTTTGCCGGACGGCAGAACAAGCGCTTTTCCACGCTGATGTGGCAGGCGGTGGCAAGCTGTCTGCTGGCCGGGCTGATGATGTGGATCCCCGGCTGGTTTGGCGTGATGAACGTCTGGACGCTGTTGATCCCGGCGGCGCTGTTTTTCTTCGGCGCGGGGATGCTGTTTCCTCTTGCCACCAGCGGCGCAATGGAGCCATTTCCATTTCTGGCAGGCACCGCAGGCGCGCTGGTCGGCGGCCTGCAAAATATCGGTTCCGGCGTACTGGCCTGGCTGTCAGCCATGCTGCCGCAAACCGGTCAGGCTAGCCTTGGGATGCTGATGACGCTGATGGGGCTGCTGATCCTGTTGTGCTGGCTGCCGCTGGCGTCACGCTTTGCCCATCACGAACCGGCGGTTTAA
- a CDS encoding DMT family transporter produces MTLSVFLILLFAALLHASWNAIVKAGSNKLYSAISVSGSAALIALLLLPFSPQPAWASAPYLALSCVLQVVYTVLVAKTYQVSDMSQTYPLMRGTAPLLVALVSVLALGEHLSVIAWIGIAVICLAILGMAFNGRSSPRKGIVLALINACFIAGYTLVDGTGVRLSGTALGYTLWTFFMNGACLVIWAMIARRREVSRYLSTHWKKGIFGGLGTMGSYGLALWAMTQAPLAVVAALRETSILFGALIAFLLLKEKVSGMRIAAACGIALGAILLRLA; encoded by the coding sequence ATGACACTCTCCGTTTTCCTGATTTTGCTGTTTGCCGCGCTGTTACACGCCAGCTGGAACGCCATCGTTAAAGCGGGCAGCAATAAGCTCTATTCAGCGATCAGCGTCAGCGGATCGGCGGCGCTCATCGCGTTACTCCTGCTGCCGTTTTCACCGCAACCGGCGTGGGCCAGCGCGCCTTATCTAGCGCTCTCCTGCGTATTACAGGTTGTCTACACCGTGCTGGTGGCGAAGACCTATCAGGTGTCCGATATGAGTCAAACCTACCCGCTGATGCGCGGTACCGCGCCGCTGCTGGTGGCGCTGGTCAGCGTGCTGGCGCTGGGGGAACATCTGTCGGTGATAGCGTGGATCGGTATCGCGGTGATCTGCCTCGCTATTCTGGGGATGGCGTTTAATGGCCGTTCCAGCCCGCGCAAAGGCATTGTCCTGGCGCTGATCAACGCCTGTTTTATTGCCGGGTACACGCTGGTGGACGGCACCGGCGTGCGCTTATCCGGCACCGCTCTGGGCTATACGCTGTGGACCTTTTTCATGAACGGGGCGTGCCTTGTGATCTGGGCGATGATAGCCCGCCGCCGGGAGGTGTCACGGTATCTGAGCACGCACTGGAAAAAGGGAATTTTTGGCGGCCTCGGCACCATGGGCTCTTACGGGCTGGCGCTGTGGGCGATGACGCAGGCCCCACTGGCGGTGGTCGCCGCGCTGCGTGAAACCTCGATCCTGTTTGGCGCGCTGATCGCGTTTTTGCTGCTCAAAGAGAAGGTCTCCGGCATGCGGATTGCCGCCGCCTGCGGGATCGCGCTGGGCGCGATATTGCTGCGTCTCGCCTGA
- the tisB gene encoding type I toxin-antitoxin system toxin TisB — MSGVDMVILILKLIVALLQLLDAVLRLLR; from the coding sequence ATGAGCGGAGTGGATATGGTTATTCTGATCCTGAAACTCATTGTTGCGTTGTTGCAACTGCTTGATGCCGTCCTGAGATTGCTCCGGTAA
- the fic gene encoding protein adenylyltransferase Fic: MNMWTPERPYNQLPYLPPDVERVETRAILKACIGARAALAELKAAGELLSDQGLLINLLPMLEAKDSSRIENIVTTSDQLFQYASREEHADPATKEALRYRTALYQGINELDKYPLCASSAIKICTTLRAVQTDVRKTPGTVLRDQDMKVIYTPPEGERVIRDLLTNWETFIHSADDLDPLVKMAISHYQFECIHPFPDGNGRTGRILNILFLIEAGLLSLPVLYLSRYILAHRNEYYALLRGVTENGEWEKWILFMLSAVENTAVWTRNKIAIIRELVENTARLMREKLPKIYSWELVQILFAQPYCRIENLVEAGIARRQTASVYLKQLVELGVLEDAVAGREKLFINTRLLQEMNN; encoded by the coding sequence ATGAACATGTGGACGCCAGAACGGCCTTACAACCAATTACCTTATCTGCCGCCTGATGTAGAGAGAGTAGAAACCCGCGCGATACTCAAAGCGTGCATCGGCGCGCGTGCGGCGCTGGCAGAACTCAAGGCGGCGGGGGAGCTGTTGTCCGATCAGGGGCTATTGATAAATCTGTTACCGATGCTCGAAGCAAAGGATTCTTCACGCATCGAAAACATCGTCACCACCAGCGATCAACTTTTTCAGTACGCTTCCAGAGAGGAGCATGCTGATCCCGCGACAAAAGAGGCGCTGCGTTATCGCACCGCACTCTATCAGGGCATCAATGAGCTGGATAAATACCCTCTTTGTGCGAGTTCAGCCATCAAAATATGTACAACCTTACGCGCTGTACAAACCGATGTGCGTAAAACGCCTGGCACAGTGCTGCGTGATCAGGACATGAAAGTAATTTACACCCCACCGGAAGGTGAAAGGGTTATCCGGGATTTACTGACGAACTGGGAAACTTTTATTCACAGCGCAGATGATTTGGATCCATTAGTAAAAATGGCCATTTCTCACTATCAGTTTGAGTGTATTCACCCTTTCCCTGATGGCAACGGACGCACAGGCCGTATCCTTAATATTCTTTTTTTAATCGAGGCCGGCTTGCTGAGTCTGCCCGTGCTGTACCTCTCCCGTTATATCCTGGCGCACAGGAATGAATACTATGCCTTGCTACGAGGCGTCACAGAAAATGGGGAGTGGGAAAAATGGATCCTGTTTATGCTTAGCGCAGTTGAAAATACGGCGGTCTGGACCCGTAATAAAATCGCTATCATCCGGGAATTGGTTGAAAATACCGCACGACTAATGCGGGAAAAGTTACCCAAAATCTATAGCTGGGAATTGGTACAAATACTGTTTGCACAGCCCTATTGTCGTATTGAAAACCTTGTTGAAGCCGGGATCGCCAGACGACAAACGGCTTCCGTTTACCTTAAACAGCTGGTCGAGTTGGGTGTACTTGAAGATGCCGTTGCTGGTCGTGAAAAGCTGTTTATCAACACCCGTTTATTACAGGAAATGAATAATTAA
- the ivbL gene encoding ilvB operon leader peptide IvbL: MNPSMLTSTLLNTAPFAAVVVVRVVVVVGIAP, translated from the coding sequence ATGAACCCATCCATGCTGACCTCGACCCTACTAAATACCGCGCCATTCGCCGCGGTGGTCGTCGTGCGTGTGGTGGTGGTCGTCGGCATCGCGCCGTAG
- the ilvB gene encoding acetolactate synthase large subunit yields MAISDITSQTKRFTGAQLIVHLLERQGITIVTGIPGGTVLPLYDALSQSTQIRHVLARHEQGAGFIAQGMARTQGKPAVCMACSGPGATNLVTAIADARLDSVPLVCITGQVPSSMIGTDAFQEVDTYGISIPITKHNYLVRDIRELPQVVSDAFRIAQSGRPGPVWIDIPKDIQTTEIELSELPEPGGVAAAPIYEPQSVRDAATMINQAQRPVLYLGGGVINAPDAVRTLAEKANLPTTMTLMALGMLPKAHPLSLGMLGMHGARSTNFILQEADLLIVLGARFDDRAIGKAEQFCPNAKIIHVDIDRAELGKIRQPHIAIQGDVGDVLADLIPQIEAQPRAAWRDLVSQLQQEFPANMAGADDPLSHYGIIRAAAACVDDSAIITTDVGQHQMWTAQAYPLNRPRQWLTSGGLGTMGFGLPAAIGAALANPDRKVLCFSGDGSLMMNIQELATAAENNLDVKIILMNNEALGLVHQQQSLFYQQGVFAATYPGMVNFMQIAAGFGLYSCDLNSEADPQAALQAAISRPGPALIHVRIDADQKVYPMVPPGAANTEMVGE; encoded by the coding sequence ATGGCAATTTCGGACATAACATCACAGACAAAGCGCTTTACCGGCGCGCAATTAATCGTTCATTTACTGGAGCGCCAGGGCATCACCATCGTGACCGGTATTCCCGGCGGCACCGTGCTGCCGCTGTATGACGCATTAAGCCAGAGCACGCAGATCCGCCATGTGCTCGCCCGTCATGAACAGGGCGCCGGTTTTATCGCCCAGGGCATGGCGCGCACGCAGGGCAAACCGGCGGTATGCATGGCCTGTAGCGGGCCAGGCGCGACCAACCTGGTCACCGCCATTGCCGACGCGCGCCTCGATTCGGTTCCACTGGTGTGCATTACCGGCCAGGTTCCCTCTTCGATGATTGGTACCGACGCCTTCCAGGAAGTGGACACCTACGGCATCTCTATCCCCATCACCAAGCACAACTATCTGGTGCGTGACATTCGTGAATTGCCGCAGGTGGTAAGCGACGCGTTCCGCATCGCACAGTCAGGGCGTCCCGGCCCGGTGTGGATAGATATTCCCAAGGATATTCAGACCACTGAAATCGAACTGAGCGAGCTGCCTGAGCCTGGCGGCGTAGCGGCGGCCCCGATCTATGAACCGCAAAGCGTGCGCGATGCGGCGACCATGATTAACCAGGCACAGCGCCCGGTGCTCTATCTCGGCGGCGGCGTGATCAATGCGCCTGATGCGGTGCGCACGCTGGCGGAAAAAGCGAACCTGCCTACCACCATGACGCTGATGGCCCTCGGCATGTTGCCGAAAGCACACCCGTTATCGCTGGGGATGCTGGGAATGCACGGCGCGCGTAGCACTAACTTTATTTTGCAGGAAGCGGATCTGCTGATCGTTCTGGGGGCGCGTTTTGATGACCGGGCGATTGGCAAAGCGGAACAGTTCTGTCCGAACGCGAAAATCATTCACGTCGATATCGATCGTGCCGAGCTTGGCAAAATCCGTCAGCCGCATATCGCCATTCAGGGGGATGTCGGCGACGTACTGGCTGATCTGATCCCGCAAATCGAGGCACAGCCGCGCGCGGCCTGGCGCGATCTGGTGTCTCAGCTGCAACAGGAATTTCCGGCAAATATGGCAGGGGCCGACGATCCGCTTTCCCATTACGGTATTATCCGCGCGGCAGCAGCCTGTGTGGACGACAGCGCCATTATTACCACCGACGTGGGTCAGCATCAGATGTGGACCGCGCAGGCCTATCCGCTGAACCGCCCGCGCCAGTGGCTGACCTCCGGCGGACTCGGCACCATGGGCTTTGGGCTGCCCGCCGCTATTGGCGCGGCGCTGGCGAATCCGGACCGCAAAGTATTGTGCTTCTCCGGTGACGGTAGCCTGATGATGAACATTCAGGAGCTGGCCACGGCGGCGGAAAATAATCTCGATGTGAAAATCATTTTGATGAATAACGAAGCGCTGGGGCTGGTGCATCAGCAGCAAAGCCTGTTCTATCAGCAGGGCGTGTTTGCCGCTACCTATCCGGGGATGGTGAACTTTATGCAGATCGCCGCCGGTTTTGGGCTGTACAGCTGTGATTTAAATAGCGAAGCGGATCCGCAGGCCGCCTTGCAGGCGGCGATTTCCCGCCCTGGCCCGGCGCTGATCCATGTGCGTATCGACGCTGACCAAAAAGTGTATCCGATGGTGCCGCCGGGCGCGGCCAATACTGAGATGGTGGGAGAATAA
- the ilvN gene encoding acetolactate synthase small subunit, producing MQHSEHDNVILELTVRNHPGVMTHVCGLFARRAFNVEGILCLPLPGGEQSRIWLLVANDQRLEQMISQIDKLEDVVQVIRHQTDPGVFNKLGLFFE from the coding sequence ATGCAACATTCTGAACATGACAACGTGATCCTTGAACTCACCGTCCGTAACCATCCCGGCGTGATGACCCACGTCTGCGGCCTGTTTGCCCGGCGCGCGTTTAACGTCGAAGGTATTCTCTGTCTGCCGCTACCGGGCGGGGAGCAAAGCCGTATCTGGCTACTGGTAGCCAACGATCAACGGCTGGAGCAGATGATAAGCCAAATCGACAAGCTGGAAGATGTGGTGCAGGTGATCCGCCATCAGACCGATCCCGGCGTATTCAACAAACTGGGGCTGTTTTTCGAGTAA